The following are from one region of the Salvia hispanica cultivar TCC Black 2014 chromosome 1, UniMelb_Shisp_WGS_1.0, whole genome shotgun sequence genome:
- the LOC125201351 gene encoding cysteine-rich receptor-like protein kinase 44, whose translation MTFQRLVALVFLSLIQTDPFALGYSTCGTTGNYTSDTAYRANINATLSSLYTNIDINGFYNASAGQGPDRVNGLALCRADVQLDTCRHCVQRGRAELGDECPVQKEAIFRDEFCTLRYSNETIYGTRVTYPGYYYSNQPNATSPEVFNKVLRAFLDDLRIRAAAGSSTRKVAGGNVTGPDFQMIFGLVQCFPDLSSEECNICLIRAIFDIPQCCSEKIGGRVFLPSCNLLFEIYQFYNETRMKELEFVPLSPHSSPTGKKNGSMTQTIVIIVVVTVVLLIVVVSAIIFLKKREKHKPMQIAQYVDDISTAECLQYPFSTIKDATNDFSNHNKLGQGGFGSVYKGKLPNGQEIAVKRLSRNSRQGNMEFKNEVLLLAKLQHKNLVRLLGFSLEGMEKLLIYEFVQNASLDNFIFDPVWHSYMDWDRRNKIIGGIARGILYLHEDSRHKIIHRDLKASNILLDSEMSPKIADFGMARLFRQDETHGNTSKVVGTYGYMPPEYLIHGQFSIKSDVYSFGVLVLEIITGRRNNGFRSEGDNVGDLMSFAWKSWQEGRVEKVVDPILRGSGSGLTNEMLRCIHIGLLCVQENAADRPTMASVVLMLSSFSMTLNIPSAPAFYSTALIPP comes from the exons ATGACTTTTCAAAGATTGGTGGCGTTGGTCTTCCTGTCTTTGATCCAAACAGATCCCTTCGCCTTGGGCTACTCCACCTGCGGCACCACTGGCAACTACACCAGCGACACCGCATACCGCGCTAACATCAACGccactctctcttctctctataCAAACATCGACATCAATGGCTTCTACAACGCCTCAGCCGGGCAGGGACCCGACCGAGTCAACGGCCTCGCGCTGTGCAGAGCCGACGTTCAACTCGACACGTGCCGCCATTGCGTGCAAAGAGGGCGCGCCGAACTCGGGGATGAGTGCCCGGTTCAGAAGGAGGCCATCTTCAGGGATGAATTCTGCACCTTGCGGTACTCGAACGAAACCATCTACGGGACCCGGGTGACCTACCCGGGATACTACTACAGTAATCAACCAAACGCAACGAGCCCGGAGGTGTTTAATAAGGTTCTGAGGGCGTTTCTCGATGATCTTCGGATACGAGCTGCTGCCGGCTCATCTACCAGGAAAGTGGCGGGTGGGAATGTGACCGGACCCGATTTTCAAATGATTTTCGGGTTAGTTCAGTGCTTCCCGGATTTGTCATCGGAGGAGTGTAATATCTGTTTGATTCGTGCCATTTTTGATATACCGCAATGTTGTAGCGAAAAAATAGGGGGTAGAGTCTTCCTGCCAAGCTGCAATCTTCTTTTCGAGATTTATCAGTTTTACAATGAGACTAGGATGAAGGAACTAGAGTTTGTTCCCTTGTCTCCGCATTCATCGCCGACAG GAAAGAAAAACGGTAGCATGACTCAAACTATTGTCATAATTGTGGTTGTAACTGTTGTGCTCTTGATAGTAGTTGTATCAgctatcatatttttaaaaaagagagagaaacataAACCAATGCAAATTGCTCAAT ATGTTGACGACATCAGCACAGCCGAGTGTCTGCAGTATCCTTTCAGCACAATCAAAGATGCAACAAATGATTTCTCTAATCATAATAAGTTGGGCCAAGGTGGATTTGGGAGTGTTTACAAG GGGAAACTTCCAAATGGTCAAGAAATTGCCGTGAAAAGATTATCTAGGAATTCCAGGCAGGGCAATATGGAATTCAAGAATGAGGTTCTCTTACTTGCTAAGCTTCAACACAAGAATCTGGTTAGGCTATTAGGTTTCTCCTTAGAAGGAATGGAGAAGCTGCtaatatatgaatttgttCAAAATGCAAGCTTGGATAACTTCATATTTG ACCCAGTCTGGCATTCATATATGGATTGGGATAGACGCAACAAGATCATAGGAGGAATTGCGAGGGGAATCCTCTACTTGCACGAAGATTCTCGTCACAAGATCATTCACCGTGATTTAAAAGCCAGTAACATACTTCTAGACAGCGAGATGAGTCCCAAGATTGCTGATTTTGGTATGGCAAGATTGTTCAGACAAGATGAAACGCACGGAAATACAAGCAAAGTTGTGGGAACATA CGGTTATATGCCACCAGAGTATCTAATACACGGACAGTTCTCAATCAAGTCCGACGTCTACAGCTTTGGTGTATTAGTCCTTGAAATCATCACCGGACGCAGAAATAATGGTTTTCGAAGCGAGGGTGATAACGTAGGAGACCTCATGAGCTTC GCATGGAAAAGTTGGCAAGAAGGAAGAGTTGAGAAAGTGGTGGATCCAATTTTGAGAGGTTCGGGTTCAGGTTTGACAAATGAGATGCTGAGATGCATTCATATTGGTTTGCTGTGTGTTCAAGAAAATGCAGCGGATCGGCCAACCATGGCTTCTGTGGTACTTATGCTGAGTAGCTTCTCCATGACCCTGAATATACCTTCAGCGCCTGCATTTTATTCAACCGCGCTGATTCCtccgtaa